One window of Desulfarculus baarsii DSM 2075 genomic DNA carries:
- the xth gene encoding exodeoxyribonuclease III — MDWTIASFNVNGLRARLGILGDWLAHNQPDAVCLQETKVQDQDFPRQAVEELGYHVAFHGQKSYNGVAILSKRPADEHGHGFGELWDDDQARLLWAKLDGLWVINVYAPQGRDPSDPAFAYKLEFFRRLRAWLEARFSPGEALVCCGDFNVAPQDIDLHDPVKLAGQVGCHPDERAAYANVLDWGLEDVFRRLHPAQKQFTFWDYRLRGALSRDLGWRIDHILASAGLAPACGQCLVDMAPRRLEKPSDHTPILARFSR, encoded by the coding sequence ATGGACTGGACCATCGCCTCCTTCAACGTCAACGGCCTGCGGGCCCGGCTGGGCATCCTCGGCGACTGGCTGGCCCACAACCAGCCCGACGCCGTCTGCCTGCAAGAAACCAAGGTCCAGGACCAGGACTTTCCGCGCCAGGCCGTGGAGGAGTTGGGCTATCACGTGGCCTTTCACGGCCAGAAGAGCTACAACGGCGTCGCCATCCTCAGCAAACGGCCGGCCGACGAGCACGGTCACGGCTTTGGTGAGCTGTGGGACGACGATCAGGCCCGGCTGCTCTGGGCCAAGCTCGACGGCCTATGGGTGATAAACGTCTACGCGCCCCAGGGCCGCGACCCCTCCGACCCGGCCTTTGCCTACAAGCTGGAGTTTTTCCGTCGCCTGCGGGCCTGGCTGGAGGCCCGTTTCAGCCCTGGCGAGGCCCTGGTCTGCTGCGGCGACTTCAACGTCGCGCCCCAGGACATCGACCTCCACGACCCGGTCAAGCTGGCTGGGCAGGTGGGGTGCCACCCCGACGAACGAGCGGCCTACGCCAATGTGCTGGATTGGGGCCTGGAAGACGTCTTCCGGCGGCTGCATCCGGCGCAAAAGCAGTTCACGTTCTGGGATTATCGCCTGCGTGGGGCGCTCAGCCGCGACCTCGGCTGGCGCATCGACCACATCCTGGCCAGCGCCGGCCTGGCCCCGGCGTGCGGCCAGTGCCTGGTGGACATGGCCCCGCGCCGGCTGGAAAAGCCATCGGACCACACGCCGATCTTGGCCCGCTTCAGTCGATAG
- a CDS encoding FmdB family zinc ribbon protein: MPIYEFRCEGCGHEFELLSMKSDDALNAQCPVCKSPEISRLISAGSVVVGGGGPAGPAGGVQSRSCGERGSCASITLPGHTR, from the coding sequence ATGCCGATCTACGAGTTTCGTTGCGAGGGCTGCGGCCACGAGTTCGAGTTGCTGAGCATGAAAAGCGACGACGCCCTCAACGCCCAGTGTCCCGTTTGTAAAAGCCCCGAGATCTCTCGCCTGATCAGCGCCGGGTCGGTGGTCGTCGGCGGCGGCGGGCCAGCCGGCCCGGCCGGCGGCGTGCAGAGCCGCTCCTGCGGCGAACGCGGCTCGTGCGCCTCCATTACCCTGCCCGGCCACACCCGCTAG
- a CDS encoding GGDEF domain-containing protein codes for MEAVGRTVAAMAKHSELDVSTIFDQALAEICIALPGVMACLHLVDGDDQALNLVASHGLDPVRIHSWAKLSAEGSTAQAMAMRRGEAVEQGRAELTALHLAGLACLPLDGYDVKIGVLSVLWPADAAPGDDPDRLTFLRSMGTILAVAIEHYGLVAEMIDNLSRIMELKSLAEARSNDLDDLNKRLRDANHRLTELSITDGLTSLFNHRYTHQRLEEEIRRCQRSETPLSIIMADLDHFKRLNDRLGHLAGDEALRLFSGWLRECVRNTDLLGRLGGEEFVVVLLDCPLDQALLVAEKIRRTTQANSQAPPFEAIGGFTVSLGVAQWRPGQEASQLLDAADKALYQAKERGRNKVRAAPID; via the coding sequence ATGGAGGCTGTGGGCCGCACTGTCGCGGCAATGGCCAAGCATTCCGAACTGGATGTAAGCACCATTTTCGATCAGGCCTTGGCCGAGATTTGCATCGCCTTGCCAGGCGTCATGGCCTGCCTGCATCTGGTCGATGGCGACGATCAGGCCTTGAACCTGGTGGCCAGCCATGGCCTGGACCCTGTGCGTATTCATTCCTGGGCCAAGCTGTCGGCCGAGGGCTCCACCGCTCAAGCCATGGCCATGCGCCGGGGCGAAGCGGTCGAGCAGGGCCGCGCCGAATTGACGGCGCTGCACTTGGCCGGCCTGGCCTGTCTGCCGCTGGATGGCTACGATGTCAAAATCGGCGTATTGAGCGTGCTGTGGCCGGCCGACGCCGCGCCGGGCGACGACCCTGACCGCTTGACCTTTTTGCGCTCCATGGGCACGATCCTGGCCGTGGCCATCGAGCACTATGGCCTGGTGGCCGAGATGATCGACAACCTCAGCCGCATCATGGAGCTAAAATCCCTGGCCGAGGCCCGCAGCAACGACCTCGACGACCTGAACAAGCGCCTGCGTGACGCCAACCATCGCCTCACCGAGCTTTCCATCACCGATGGCCTGACCTCGTTGTTCAACCATCGCTACACCCACCAGCGCCTGGAGGAGGAAATCCGCCGCTGCCAGCGTTCGGAAACACCGCTTTCGATCATCATGGCCGACCTGGATCACTTCAAACGCCTCAACGATCGCCTGGGCCACCTGGCCGGTGACGAGGCCCTTCGCCTGTTCTCCGGCTGGCTGCGGGAGTGCGTGCGCAACACCGACCTGCTTGGCCGCCTGGGCGGCGAGGAGTTCGTGGTCGTGTTGTTGGATTGCCCGTTGGATCAGGCGCTCTTGGTGGCCGAAAAAATCAGGCGGACCACCCAGGCCAATTCGCAAGCTCCGCCTTTCGAGGCCATCGGCGGCTTCACCGTGAGCCTGGGCGTGGCCCAATGGCGGCCGGGCCAGGAAGCCAGCCAGTTGCTCGACGCCGCCGACAAGGCGCTCTACCAGGCCAAGGAACGTGGCCGCAACAAGGTCCGCGCCGCGCCTATCGACTGA